From the Leucoraja erinacea ecotype New England chromosome 33, Leri_hhj_1, whole genome shotgun sequence genome, one window contains:
- the LOC129712793 gene encoding UDP-glucuronosyltransferase 2A1-like: MLCFTNVCCLLTCLIISATGSVLFSISSMGSPGWKGRFAFVLCITITLSCPITRAARILVVPVDGSHWINMKCLIEELNLRGHSISVLSQSTSLYIKESPDLYPSIMIQMPRESENYNLLENIVQKTLENLQKGSTVWGKINLQYEMLMFMFEYHQWAKEIIKALFENNSLLNQLENANFELILTDPAFGMGSMLPYYLKLLE, translated from the coding sequence ATGTTGTGTTTTACCAATGTGTGTTGCTTACTAACGTGTCTGATCATTTCTGCAACAGGATCGGTGCTATTTTCTATTTCCAGCATGGGTAGTCCTGGATGGAAAGGCAGATTTGCATTTGTTCTTTGCATCACCATCACCTTGTCTTGTCCAATTACCCGAGCAGCTAGAATATTGGTCGTGCCTGTTGATGGGAGTCACTGGATCAATATGAAATGTTTGATAGAAGAGCTGAACCTTCGTGGCCACAGCATCTCTGTGCTCAGTCAGTCAACATCCTTGTATATCAAAGAGAGCCCCGACTTGTATCCATCCATTATGATTCAAATGCCAAGAGAATCTGAAAATTACAACCTTTTGGAAAATATTGTACAAAAAACATTGGAAAACCTACAGAAAGGCTCAACAGTCTGGGGAAAAATTAATCTCCAATATGAAATGTTGATGTTTATGTTTGAGTATCATCAATGGGCGAAAGAGATAATCAAAGCATTATTCGAAAACAATAGCTTGTTGAACCAACTTGAAAATGCAAATTTTGAGTTAATACTTACAGATCCGGCATTTGGTATGGGGTCAATGCTTCCTTATTATTtaaaactactggagtaa
- the LOC129712794 gene encoding UDP-glucuronosyltransferase 2B13-like encodes MPLLFDQFDIVVRLEFRGAAKVINVATIHSTDLLQTLNEVINGASYGANMKRLSALHRDQPDSPMERAVFWVEYVARHKGAGHLRSESHRLPWYAYYCVDVMIFLLSVLLLLTVLVVGTLKKLCRIVCGKKQKTE; translated from the coding sequence ATGCCTCTGCTTTTTGACCAGTTTGACATTGTAGTCAGACTCGAATTCCGAGGAGCAGCAAAAGTGATCAACGTTGCAACCATACATTCCACAGATCTGTTGCAGACACTCAACGAGGTGATAAACGGCGCATCTTATGGGGCCAACATGAAGAGACTCTCCGCTCTCCATCGGGACCAGCCAGATTCGCCAATGGAGAGAGCCGTTTTCTGGGTTGAGTACGTTGCCCGACACAAAGGAGCGGGGCATTTGCGCTCAGAATCCCACCGACTCCCTTGGTACGCTTACTATTGTGTAGATGTGATGATCTTTCTGTTGTCTGTGTTACTCCTGCTCACTGTGTTGGTGGTTGGAACACTGAAGAAACTTTGTCGTATTGTTTGTGGGAAAAAGCAAAAGACTGAGTGA
- the LOC129712792 gene encoding UDP-glucuronosyltransferase 2C1-like, whose protein sequence is MGGLGWRSRLNVIFILGIIFALFCPITQAARILVVPVDGSHWINMKILMEELNLRGHNMTVLCYSANWYIKERPDLYQTITVQAQENSEAPSRKEAMENIVQMSLDRLQNGHTLWGRIMLQNLMVTFMYNFHRIYQNFNIAIFENKTLLNQFENANFDLILTDPVFGTGPMLAYYLKVPLVYNIRWQISGEAHFLTAPSPLSYVPLQGSLLTDKMDFLQRTENVIHSLFQRFSSEFLLHPLYNEICHRYLGPDTDIKSILLRADVWLMRVDFVFEFPRPTMPNIVYIGGFQCKPARPLAAEFEEFAQSSGKHGLVVMSLGSIVNSLPMEITMKIAEALSQIPQKVIWRYDGETPPNLGNNTLLAKWIPQNDLLGHPNTRAFVSHGGTNGIYEAIYHGVPVIGMPLLFDQFDNLLKLEARGAAKVINIATMHSTDLLQALNEVLNDASYGDNMERLSALHRDQPESPMERAVFWVEYVARHKGAGHLRSESHLLHWYAYYCVDVMIFLLSVLLLLTVLVVGTLKKLCRIVCGKKQKTE, encoded by the coding sequence AtgggtggtcttggatggagaagCAGATTAAATGTCATATTTATTCTCGGCATCATCTTCGCCCTGTTTTGTCCAATTACCCAAGCAGCTAGAATATTGGTCGTGCCTGTTGATGGAAGTCACTGGATCAACATGAAAATTCTAATGGAAGAGCTGAACCTTCGTGGCCACAACATGACTGTGCTTTGTTACTCCGCAAACTGGTACATCAAAGAGAGACCCGATCTGTATCAAACCATCACAGTTCAAGCACAAGAAAACAGTGAAGCACCTTCAAGGAAAGAAGCAATGGAAAATATTGTGCAAATGTCACTGGACAGGTTACAGAATGGTCACACACTATGGGGCAGGATAATGTTGCAAAATCTAATGGTTACGTTTATGTACAATTTCCATAGAATTTATCAAAATTTCAACATTGCGATCTTTGAAAACAAAACCTTGTTGAATCAATTTGAAAATGCAAACTTTGACCTAATACTCACAGATCCTGTATTTGGTACTGGGCCAATGCTTGCGTATTATTTAAAAGTGCCGCTGGTGTACAACATACGATGGCAGATCAGTGGGGAAGCCCATTTTCTCACTGCCCCGTCACCACTTTCCTACGTCCCACTCCAGGGCTCACTTCTCACAGACAAAATGGATTTTCTCCAAAGAACAGAAAATGTAATTCACAGTCTCTTTCAACGCTTTAGTTCAGAGTTTTTGTTACATCCACTTTATAATGAAATCTGTCATCGGTATCTGGGACCAGACACGGACATCAAGTCGATTCTCCTCAGAGCTGATGTGTGGCTGATGAGGGTGGATTTTGTGTTTGAATTCCCAAGACCCACCATGCCAAACATCGTGTACATCGGAGgcttccagtgtaaaccagcacggcctctggcagcagagtttgagGAGTTTGCCCAAAGCTCAGGGAAACATGGACTTGTTGTAATGTCATTGGGTTCTATTGTCAATTCCTTGCCAATGGAGATTACAATGAAAATAGCAGAAGCTTTATCTCAAATCCCCCAGAAGGTTATCTGGAGATATGATGGCGAGACCCCTCCCAATTTAGGGAATAATACACTGCTGGCAAAATGGATCCCTCAGAATGACCTGCTGGGTCACCCCAACACACGAGCCTTTGTTTCACACGGAGGCACCAATGGCATTTATGAAGCCATCTACCATGGGGTGCCAGTGATCGGCATGCCTCTGCTTTTTGACCAGTTTGACAATCTACTCAAGCTCGAAGCCCGAGGAGCAGCAAAAGTGATCAACATTGCAACCATGCACTCCACAGATCTGTTGCAGGCACTCAACGAGGTGTTAAACGACGCATCTTATGGGGACAACATGGAGAGACTCTCCGCTCTCCATCGGGACCAGCCAGAGTCGCCAATGGAGAGAGCCGTTTTCTGGGTTGAGTACGTTGCCCGACACAAAGGAGCGGGGCATTTGCGCTCAGAATCCCACCTACTCCACTGGTACGCTTACTATTGTGTAGATGTGATGATCTTTCTGTTGTCTGTGTTACTCCTGCTCACTGTGTTGGTGGTTGGAACACTGAAGAAACTTTGTCGTATTGTTTGTGGGAAAAAGCAAAAGACTGAGTGA